The following is a genomic window from Litorilinea aerophila.
GTAGAGGGGCGAGGCCTTCAGGAGCTCGTGATGGGTGCCCTGGGCGGCGATGCGGCCCCGCTCCAACACCAGGATCAGGTCGGCCATGCGCACCGTGCTGAGCCGCTGGGCGATCACGAAGGAGGTGCGTCCCTGCATCAGGCGGGCCAGGGCCATCTGGATCTGCCGCTCGGTCTCCGTGTCCACGCTGGCGGTGGCATCATCCAGCAGAAGGATGCGGGGATCCTTGAGCAGGGCCCGGGCGATGGCGATGCGCTGCTTCTGGCCGCCGGAGAGGGTCACGCCCCGCTCGCCCACGTAGGTATCGTACCCCCGTTCCATCTCCATGATGAAGTCGTGGGCCTGGGCCGCCCGGGCCGCCTCCACGATCT
Proteins encoded in this region:
- a CDS encoding ATP-binding cassette domain-containing protein, encoding IVEAARAAQAHDFIMEMERGYDTYVGERGVTLSGGQKQRIAIARALLKDPRILLLDDATASVDTETERQIQMALARLMQGRTSFVIAQRLSTVRMADLILVLERGRIAAQGTHHELLKASPLYAEIYERQLRPQEEDARLLEQPLKLRGQCASSS